From the genome of Pseudomonas yamanorum, one region includes:
- a CDS encoding DHA2 family efflux MFS transporter permease subunit encodes MNSPLPALSTAQKVAAFATMCVGMFIALIDIQIVSASLKDIGGGLSAGADDTAWVQTAYLIAEIIVIPMSGWLSRVMSTRWLFAASAAGFTLTSLLCAMAWNIQSMIAFRALQGFLGGSMIPLVFTTAFMYFNGKQRVIAASTIGAIASLAPTLGPAVGGWITDISSWHWLFYINLVPGLFVTFAVPMLVKVDRPNPSLLKGADYTGMALMAVFLGCLEYTLEEGPRWNWFSDSTISTTAWIAAISGGLFIWRCLEIKEPIVDLRALRDRNFALGCLFSFITGIGIFATIYLTPLFLGRVRGYGSLDIGLAVFSTGVFQLLAIPVYALLANRFDLRWILMFGLSLFALSMWDFSPITHDWGAKELLLPQAIRGFAQQMAVPPVVTLTLGALAPDRLKLASGLFNLMRNLGGAIGIAACATVLNDRTNLHFLRLAEHLNIRNESMNVWLDQLSGNAQLLGQNSLDASQFALHQLWALTWREAQTLTYADAFLMIMVCFVVAVLLVPLMRKVQPPKQPSADAH; translated from the coding sequence ATGAACAGCCCGTTGCCCGCCCTCAGCACCGCGCAAAAGGTCGCGGCCTTCGCCACCATGTGCGTGGGCATGTTTATCGCCTTGATCGATATCCAGATCGTCTCCGCCTCCCTCAAGGACATCGGCGGCGGGCTATCTGCCGGTGCGGACGATACGGCGTGGGTGCAGACCGCCTACCTGATCGCGGAAATCATCGTGATCCCCATGTCAGGCTGGCTCTCGCGGGTGATGAGCACACGCTGGCTGTTCGCGGCCTCAGCGGCCGGTTTTACCTTGACCAGCCTGTTGTGCGCGATGGCCTGGAACATCCAGAGCATGATCGCGTTTCGCGCCTTGCAGGGGTTCCTGGGGGGCTCGATGATCCCGTTGGTGTTCACCACCGCGTTCATGTACTTCAACGGCAAGCAACGGGTGATCGCGGCCTCTACCATCGGCGCCATTGCATCCCTTGCGCCCACATTGGGCCCGGCAGTGGGCGGCTGGATCACCGACATTTCTTCCTGGCACTGGCTGTTCTACATCAACCTGGTGCCCGGCCTGTTCGTGACCTTTGCGGTGCCGATGCTGGTCAAGGTCGACCGCCCCAACCCGTCGCTGCTCAAGGGCGCGGACTATACCGGCATGGCGTTGATGGCGGTGTTTCTCGGCTGCCTGGAATACACCCTGGAAGAAGGCCCACGCTGGAACTGGTTCAGCGACAGCACCATCTCCACCACCGCCTGGATCGCCGCCATCAGCGGCGGGCTGTTTATCTGGCGCTGCCTGGAGATCAAGGAGCCGATCGTCGACCTGCGCGCGCTTCGGGATAGAAACTTCGCCCTGGGCTGCCTGTTTTCGTTCATCACTGGCATCGGCATTTTCGCCACCATCTACCTCACGCCGCTGTTTCTCGGGCGAGTGCGCGGGTACGGCTCACTGGATATCGGCCTGGCGGTGTTTTCCACGGGGGTGTTCCAGCTGCTGGCGATCCCGGTGTACGCGTTGCTGGCCAACCGCTTCGACCTGCGCTGGATTTTGATGTTCGGGTTGTCATTATTCGCCCTGTCGATGTGGGACTTCTCCCCCATCACCCACGACTGGGGCGCCAAGGAGCTGCTGCTGCCCCAGGCCATACGGGGTTTTGCCCAACAAATGGCAGTGCCGCCGGTGGTCACCCTGACCCTCGGCGCACTGGCCCCCGACCGACTGAAACTCGCCTCGGGGCTGTTCAACCTGATGCGCAACCTCGGCGGCGCCATCGGCATCGCCGCCTGCGCCACGGTGCTCAACGACCGTACCAACCTGCACTTCCTGCGCCTGGCCGAGCACCTGAACATCCGGAACGAGTCGATGAATGTGTGGCTTGACCAGCTTTCGGGAAATGCGCAGTTGCTCGGGCAAAACAGCCTGGACGCGAGCCAGTTTGCGCTGCATCAGCTGTGGGCGCTGACCTGGCGCGAGGCGCAGACGCTGACCTATGCGGATGCGTTCCTGATGATCATGGTGTGCTTTGTTGTCGCGGTGTTGCTGGTGCCGTTGATGCGCAAGGTGCAACCGCCGAAGCAGCCGTCTGCGGATGCGCATTGA
- a CDS encoding NAD(P)/FAD-dependent oxidoreductase: protein MYTYNNNYYTATMRETTERGALCGNAQADVCIIGAGLAGLSTAWELVSRGQSVVLLDAGRVAWGASGRNGGFVLQGWSEGLSSIERRCGKPTAAALFKLSLEGVDIVRDMITHHQFPGCTPTPGKLSVVRYEDGDNLQRMRDKMAADFDFHLEYLDRQAVREKLKTERYFQALRDSHGFHFHPLNYCLGLALLIEGSGGKIHERSPMISVESRNGRHRVITDQGTVDCAHVVYCCGGYGGPEFGKLRRAFLPIATYAVLTEHLGDRLVEAVRTTDAVGDNRRASDYYRVVEGDRLLWGGRITTRNLQDEKRLGQLLTQDILDVYPQLRGIKIDKAWSGLMGYARHKMPHIGPLGQGLWTCTSFGGHGMNTAPIGGRVIAEAICGETDRYRLFDAYGLEWNGGPLGPAAAQTVYAGLKMMDMFQERRSQHRATHKN from the coding sequence ATGTACACCTATAACAACAATTACTACACCGCCACGATGCGCGAGACGACTGAACGTGGGGCGCTGTGTGGCAATGCCCAGGCCGATGTCTGCATCATCGGCGCGGGGCTGGCGGGGTTGAGCACCGCGTGGGAGCTGGTCTCACGCGGGCAGTCCGTGGTGCTGCTGGATGCCGGGCGTGTGGCCTGGGGCGCCTCGGGACGTAACGGGGGCTTTGTGCTTCAGGGCTGGTCGGAAGGGTTGTCCTCCATCGAGCGGCGCTGCGGTAAACCCACCGCTGCCGCGCTGTTCAAACTGTCGCTTGAAGGTGTCGATATTGTTCGAGACATGATCACCCATCATCAATTCCCAGGCTGTACGCCAACCCCTGGAAAACTGAGCGTGGTTCGCTACGAAGACGGCGATAACCTCCAGCGCATGCGCGACAAAATGGCGGCGGATTTCGACTTTCACCTCGAGTACCTGGATCGCCAGGCGGTGCGTGAAAAGCTCAAGACCGAGCGGTATTTCCAGGCCCTGCGCGACAGCCATGGCTTTCACTTCCACCCGTTGAACTATTGCCTTGGCCTGGCCCTGCTGATCGAAGGCAGCGGCGGTAAAATTCATGAACGGTCGCCCATGATCAGCGTGGAGAGCCGCAACGGGCGACACCGGGTCATCACTGACCAGGGCACTGTCGATTGTGCCCATGTGGTGTACTGCTGCGGCGGCTATGGCGGGCCGGAGTTCGGCAAGTTACGCCGCGCCTTCCTGCCGATCGCGACCTATGCGGTGCTGACCGAGCATCTGGGTGATCGCCTGGTAGAGGCGGTGCGTACCACCGATGCCGTGGGTGATAACCGCCGGGCCTCGGATTATTACCGCGTCGTCGAGGGCGACCGCCTGCTCTGGGGCGGGCGTATCACCACCCGGAACCTGCAGGATGAAAAACGCCTGGGGCAGTTGCTGACCCAAGACATCCTCGACGTTTATCCGCAATTGCGCGGCATCAAGATCGACAAAGCCTGGTCCGGGCTGATGGGCTATGCGCGGCACAAAATGCCGCACATTGGCCCGCTCGGGCAGGGATTGTGGACATGTACATCATTTGGTGGCCATGGTATGAACACCGCGCCGATTGGTGGACGCGTCATCGCTGAAGCGATCTGCGGCGAAACCGATCGCTACCGCCTGTTCGATGCTTATGGCCTGGAATGGAACGGCGGCCCGCTGGGCCCGGCGGCCGCACAAACGGTTTACGCCGGCCTGAAGATGATGGACATGTTTCAGGAAAGGCGTTCGCAACACAGGGCAACTCATAAGAACTAA
- a CDS encoding Lrp/AsnC family transcriptional regulator has protein sequence MDTHNPGPLFNLTDKDRQLLGLLQANAREPTASLARKLGVSRSAVQERITRLEKAGVITGYSVRIDQDRLQQTVTCFTMTSCTNKSYTDVMTSLRKMDAVQAVYAVSGESDFIIHLATSTLSELNAELTRINMIKGVAHTASHIVMETKFSRKLTV, from the coding sequence ATGGATACGCACAATCCCGGTCCACTGTTTAACCTCACCGACAAGGACCGGCAATTGCTGGGCCTCCTGCAAGCCAACGCCCGCGAACCCACCGCGTCATTGGCCCGCAAGCTCGGCGTCTCGCGCTCTGCGGTGCAGGAACGGATTACCCGCCTGGAAAAGGCGGGTGTCATCACCGGGTACAGCGTGCGCATCGACCAGGACCGGCTGCAGCAGACGGTTACCTGCTTCACCATGACCTCCTGCACCAACAAGAGTTACACCGATGTCATGACGTCCCTGCGCAAGATGGACGCCGTGCAGGCCGTGTATGCGGTCTCAGGCGAGTCCGACTTCATCATCCATCTCGCCACCTCCACCTTGAGCGAGCTCAACGCCGAGCTCACCCGGATCAACATGATCAAAGGCGTGGCGCACACCGCGTCTCATATCGTGATGGAAACCAAGTTCAGCCGGAAATTGACGGTGTGA
- a CDS encoding MFS transporter translates to MQTQDSSWGELLRGKNATRSIALSGGIALYATNTYIATTILPSVVAEIGGLELYAWSTTLYVVASILGSALTSKLLQRTGPRQAYAVATLVFMAGVLICALAPSMPVMLAGRFIQGLGGGVLLALCYSMIQLVFEERLWPRAMALVSGMWGVATLVGPAVGGVFAEMDAWRFAFGSMVPVSLAYMVLTSRALPPRDTTVTATARLPVPQLVLLAGAVLAVCAGSVSSLPSWNLLGIATCAVLVWLLIRKESKATVRLLPRDALKFSTPLCALYATTCLLVIGMSSEIFMPYFLQHLHGQSPLVAGYMAALMAAGWTVSEILSSGWTGRGPHRAIIAGPLFIVAGLVMLAITTPIAGHGDWALLAPICLGLFLVGFGIGLGWPHLLTRILQVASEQDKDTAASSITTLQLFAMAMGAALAGVISNMAGINDVASDAGVANAARWLFAVFTLAPMLALVMALRATRTKACVGEELTVL, encoded by the coding sequence ATGCAAACCCAAGACAGCAGTTGGGGCGAGTTGCTCCGGGGCAAAAACGCCACCCGCTCCATCGCGCTTTCAGGCGGCATTGCGCTGTATGCCACCAACACCTACATCGCCACCACCATCCTGCCGTCGGTGGTCGCAGAAATCGGTGGCCTGGAGCTCTATGCGTGGAGTACCACCTTGTATGTGGTGGCCTCGATCCTGGGTTCGGCCCTCACCTCCAAGCTGTTGCAGCGTACCGGTCCACGGCAGGCGTATGCCGTGGCCACCCTGGTGTTCATGGCTGGTGTGCTGATCTGCGCATTGGCGCCGAGCATGCCGGTGATGCTGGCGGGACGCTTTATCCAGGGCTTGGGCGGCGGGGTTCTGTTGGCGCTGTGTTACTCCATGATCCAGCTGGTGTTCGAAGAACGTCTGTGGCCTCGGGCAATGGCCTTGGTATCGGGCATGTGGGGCGTGGCGACGCTCGTCGGGCCAGCGGTGGGTGGTGTGTTTGCGGAAATGGACGCCTGGCGTTTCGCCTTCGGCTCGATGGTCCCGGTGAGCCTGGCGTACATGGTGCTCACCAGCCGTGCGCTGCCCCCACGGGACACCACCGTGACTGCCACCGCTCGTTTACCGGTGCCGCAGTTGGTGCTGTTGGCCGGCGCGGTGTTGGCGGTGTGTGCGGGCAGCGTCTCGTCGCTGCCAAGTTGGAACCTGCTGGGCATCGCGACCTGTGCGGTGCTGGTGTGGCTGCTGATCCGCAAGGAATCCAAAGCCACAGTGCGTCTTTTGCCCCGAGATGCGCTGAAATTCAGCACCCCGCTCTGCGCGCTGTACGCGACCACGTGTTTGTTGGTGATCGGCATGAGCAGCGAGATTTTCATGCCGTATTTTCTACAGCACCTGCATGGCCAGTCACCATTGGTCGCCGGTTACATGGCGGCGTTGATGGCGGCCGGTTGGACCGTCTCGGAAATCCTCAGCTCTGGCTGGACCGGCCGCGGTCCACACCGCGCCATTATCGCGGGGCCGCTGTTTATCGTGGCCGGGCTGGTGATGCTGGCAATCACTACACCAATCGCCGGTCACGGGGACTGGGCACTGTTGGCACCTATTTGCCTCGGGCTGTTCCTGGTGGGTTTCGGCATCGGCCTGGGCTGGCCGCATCTGCTGACGCGCATTCTGCAAGTGGCGTCGGAGCAGGATAAGGACACGGCGGCATCGTCGATCACCACCCTGCAACTGTTCGCCATGGCCATGGGCGCAGCATTGGCGGGGGTGATCTCGAACATGGCGGGCATCAATGACGTGGCGAGTGATGCCGGCGTCGCCAATGCGGCACGCTGGTTGTTCGCCGTGTTTACCCTGGCACCGATGTTGGCGTTGGTCATGGCGCTGCGGGCAACACGGACGAAGGCCTGCGTAGGGGAAGAACTGACGGTGCTTTGA
- a CDS encoding SDR family oxidoreductase: MKMTGRTVLVTGGSSGIGLELARQLVARGNTVIVTGRDQHRLDEARQLLPSLHTFQSDVRDPASIQTLFAAVTGQFPGLDTLVNNAGVMRNIKLAGERALEDVTEEIEINLNGPVRMIQQFLPALLKQPRGLIVNVSSGLAFVPFPAAPVYSASKSALHAYTQCLRAQLQHSAVTVVELAPPGTETPLLRAEFAEEMKNEKGMDPVLMVQQCIRQIEAGQLEICPGLSKVLKVASRVAPGLIFKQMTKLSRLAPLPPST, translated from the coding sequence ATGAAGATGACCGGACGAACAGTGCTAGTGACGGGAGGTTCGAGTGGTATCGGGCTTGAGCTTGCCCGCCAGCTTGTGGCACGAGGCAATACCGTGATCGTGACGGGCCGCGATCAGCACAGGCTGGACGAGGCGCGGCAACTGCTGCCGAGTCTGCACACGTTTCAAAGCGACGTGCGCGACCCCGCCAGCATCCAAACGCTGTTTGCGGCAGTCACCGGTCAGTTCCCTGGGCTCGATACGCTGGTGAATAACGCGGGCGTGATGCGCAACATCAAGCTGGCCGGGGAGCGGGCGCTGGAGGACGTGACTGAAGAGATCGAGATCAACCTGAACGGGCCGGTCCGGATGATCCAGCAGTTTCTTCCCGCTCTACTCAAACAACCGCGCGGCTTGATTGTTAACGTCTCGTCCGGGCTGGCGTTTGTGCCGTTTCCGGCGGCGCCTGTCTACAGTGCGTCCAAGTCGGCATTGCACGCTTACACCCAATGCCTGCGGGCACAGCTTCAGCACAGCGCCGTCACCGTGGTGGAGCTTGCCCCACCCGGCACCGAAACACCGCTGCTCAGGGCCGAGTTCGCGGAAGAAATGAAGAATGAAAAAGGTATGGACCCAGTGCTGATGGTGCAGCAGTGCATTCGGCAAATTGAAGCCGGCCAACTGGAAATATGCCCGGGGCTGAGCAAGGTGCTGAAGGTGGCCAGCCGGGTTGCGCCTGGCCTGATATTCAAACAGATGACCAAGCTCAGCCGGTTGGCGCCGTTGCCGCCTTCAACATGA
- a CDS encoding HlyD family secretion protein — MDAQVSAVPEPTKTSRRKQALRLGLLTLAVVGGVWYANHWWLVSRFIEDTDDAYVGADVTVISAKVPGYISEVAVQDNQFVRAGDVLARIDVRDYRTALAKADGAVAAQQATLANLDATEQLQLAVINQAKAQIDATDAEAQRASDDQTRYQNLVRSQAVSVESAQRVSAVWKTARADHSRAQAGLQAANRQIDVIETQRGQARAALQQAQAERDQAQLNISYTELRAPVDGYVGNRRARVGAYAAAGSQLISVVPAKGLWVDANFKEDQLGRLQIGQSVSIRADILPGREFHGHIESLAPATGAQFSVLPPENATGNFTKIVQRVPVRVRLDSNDADFGALRPGLSVMAKVNTDEAFEDQASALKAQL, encoded by the coding sequence ATGGACGCTCAAGTCAGCGCTGTGCCCGAACCCACGAAAACTTCCCGGCGCAAACAGGCCCTGCGCCTTGGGCTGCTGACCCTGGCCGTGGTGGGCGGCGTCTGGTACGCCAACCACTGGTGGCTGGTCAGCCGGTTTATCGAAGACACCGATGACGCCTATGTGGGTGCAGACGTAACGGTAATCAGCGCTAAAGTGCCGGGCTATATCAGCGAAGTGGCCGTGCAGGACAACCAGTTCGTACGCGCCGGCGACGTACTGGCCCGCATCGATGTCCGCGACTACCGCACCGCCCTGGCCAAAGCCGACGGCGCCGTGGCCGCGCAACAGGCGACGCTCGCCAACCTGGACGCCACCGAACAACTGCAACTGGCGGTGATCAACCAGGCCAAGGCGCAGATCGACGCCACCGATGCCGAAGCGCAACGGGCCAGCGACGATCAGACCCGTTACCAGAACCTGGTGCGCAGCCAGGCCGTGTCGGTGGAAAGCGCACAACGGGTCAGCGCCGTGTGGAAAACCGCTCGCGCCGATCATTCCCGGGCACAGGCCGGGCTTCAGGCGGCCAACCGGCAAATCGACGTGATTGAAACCCAGCGCGGCCAGGCACGCGCAGCGCTGCAACAGGCCCAAGCCGAACGCGACCAGGCGCAGTTGAACATCAGCTATACCGAACTGCGGGCTCCGGTGGACGGCTACGTGGGCAACCGCCGCGCCCGGGTCGGTGCCTACGCCGCGGCGGGCAGCCAACTGATCTCGGTGGTGCCGGCGAAGGGATTGTGGGTGGATGCCAACTTCAAGGAAGACCAACTGGGCCGCCTGCAGATTGGGCAAAGCGTGAGCATCCGCGCCGACATCCTCCCGGGCCGTGAATTCCACGGCCACATCGAGAGCCTGGCCCCCGCCACCGGGGCGCAATTCAGTGTGTTGCCGCCGGAAAACGCCACCGGCAACTTCACCAAGATCGTGCAGCGTGTGCCGGTGCGCGTGCGGCTTGACAGCAACGACGCCGACTTCGGCGCCCTGCGCCCAGGCCTGTCGGTGATGGCGAAGGTCAATACCGATGAAGCGTTCGAGGACCAGGCCAGCGCCCTCAAGGCCCAGCTATGA
- a CDS encoding winged helix-turn-helix transcriptional regulator has product MNKHPGFTDEQIAAAQFYARQTPPKDLDPRIAPLVTDLIGRVADKWTMLILEALIETTPLRFTRLSERVGGISQKMLTQTLRGMERDGLVVRKVYPVVPPKVEYSLTTLGFTLGSAFCGVWVWAANNLEEIEQARADFDLRCNTES; this is encoded by the coding sequence ATGAACAAACACCCTGGCTTTACCGACGAGCAGATTGCCGCCGCCCAGTTTTATGCCCGGCAAACGCCCCCGAAGGACCTGGACCCACGGATCGCGCCCCTGGTGACCGACCTGATAGGTCGCGTTGCGGACAAATGGACCATGCTGATTCTTGAAGCCTTGATCGAAACGACGCCTCTGCGCTTCACGCGCTTGAGTGAGCGAGTCGGCGGCATCAGCCAGAAGATGCTGACGCAGACCTTGCGAGGAATGGAGAGGGACGGCCTGGTGGTGCGCAAGGTCTACCCCGTCGTACCGCCGAAGGTCGAATACAGCCTGACAACCCTCGGCTTTACGCTGGGTTCCGCCTTTTGTGGCGTGTGGGTCTGGGCGGCTAACAATCTGGAGGAGATTGAACAGGCACGGGCGGATTTCGATCTACGGTGCAACACCGAGTCATAA
- a CDS encoding winged helix-turn-helix transcriptional regulator, translated as MKKASFQPMPCPVARALEHIGDGWSLLILRDAFYGLRRFDEFLQSLGIASNTLTRRLNALVAGGLLERRPYQDNPPRHEYHLTEAGRDLRQVILTLMAWGARHAEGSTKVFLADEATGRPVTLALMDANTGKPITREGHRVHVTADAEPLTLWRARTGRAYAEKDQLVSPFPH; from the coding sequence ATGAAGAAAGCCAGCTTCCAGCCCATGCCCTGCCCGGTCGCCCGTGCCCTGGAGCACATCGGCGATGGCTGGAGCCTGTTGATCCTGCGTGATGCGTTCTACGGGCTGCGCCGTTTCGACGAGTTTCTCCAGAGCCTCGGGATTGCCTCGAACACCCTGACCCGCCGCCTCAACGCGTTGGTGGCCGGTGGCTTGCTGGAACGGCGACCGTATCAGGACAACCCGCCGCGCCACGAGTACCACCTTACCGAAGCCGGTCGGGACTTACGCCAGGTCATCCTCACCCTGATGGCCTGGGGTGCGCGGCATGCGGAAGGCTCGACCAAGGTGTTTCTCGCCGATGAAGCCACCGGACGGCCCGTGACCTTGGCCTTGATGGACGCCAACACCGGTAAACCCATCACCCGCGAGGGCCACCGCGTACATGTCACCGCCGATGCCGAACCGCTGACCCTGTGGCGCGCACGAACCGGCCGGGCCTACGCGGAAAAAGACCAACTGGTCAGCCCCTTCCCCCACTAA
- a CDS encoding amino acid ABC transporter ATP-binding protein: protein MNQPSVVPAPYPAISIQDMHKWYGDFYVLKGIDLHIASGEIVVVCGPSGSGKSTLIRCLNLLEDFQKGHVFIEGTELTRDAACVAGIRRQVGMVFQQFNLFPHMTVLENLMVGPRLVSKLSEPQARELAHEYLHRVRIGDLADKYPSQLSGGQQQRVAIARALCMRPRIMLFDEPTSALDPEMVKEVLDVMGELAQDGITMVCVTHEMGFARRVADRIIFMDQGCIIEQAKPTEFFDNPQHERARKFLSQILSH, encoded by the coding sequence ATGAATCAGCCCTCCGTAGTCCCTGCTCCATACCCTGCGATATCGATCCAGGACATGCACAAATGGTATGGCGATTTTTATGTGCTAAAGGGCATCGACCTGCACATTGCCAGCGGTGAAATCGTGGTGGTGTGCGGGCCGTCGGGTTCCGGCAAATCCACGTTGATTCGCTGCCTGAATCTGCTGGAAGACTTTCAGAAAGGCCACGTGTTCATTGAGGGTACCGAGCTGACCCGTGATGCCGCCTGTGTGGCTGGCATACGCCGCCAGGTCGGCATGGTGTTTCAACAGTTCAACCTGTTCCCGCACATGACGGTGCTGGAAAACCTGATGGTGGGGCCGCGCCTGGTGAGCAAGCTCAGCGAGCCCCAGGCGCGCGAACTGGCCCATGAATACCTGCACCGGGTGCGCATCGGGGACCTGGCCGACAAATACCCCAGCCAACTCTCGGGCGGCCAGCAGCAGCGCGTCGCCATCGCCCGCGCCCTGTGCATGCGCCCGCGCATCATGCTGTTCGACGAGCCCACGTCCGCCCTTGACCCGGAGATGGTCAAGGAGGTGCTGGACGTGATGGGCGAACTGGCCCAGGACGGCATCACCATGGTCTGCGTCACCCACGAGATGGGGTTTGCCCGGCGAGTTGCCGACCGGATCATCTTCATGGACCAGGGTTGCATCATCGAGCAAGCCAAACCCACCGAGTTTTTTGACAACCCGCAGCACGAGCGTGCCCGGAAGTTTCTGTCGCAGATTCTCAGCCACTGA
- a CDS encoding transporter substrate-binding domain-containing protein codes for MISLTRFVAAAAVATALTSTAWAGSTLDRIHETKVLKVATSANWPPQSFLGPDNQLQGFDIDVASEIGKRLGSKVDFVTPEYGIITAGRWSNRWDLSVGSMTPTTERTRVLDFPAIYYYTPYVFAVHKDAAGTKLADLNGKIIGVEAGTTSEDYINRRLKIDAADVPPFTYDVTPGEVRTYGDSMGPLDDLRMGNGVRLDATLSALPTIVAAIKNGYPVVKVEGKPAYYEPLAIAVDKGDEAFNSALTKIVTDMKADGTLKQLSEKWYGADLTQVQ; via the coding sequence ATGATCTCGCTCACTCGCTTCGTCGCAGCAGCCGCTGTCGCCACCGCTCTCACAAGCACCGCCTGGGCGGGTTCAACCCTCGACCGTATCCATGAAACCAAGGTGCTCAAGGTAGCCACCTCGGCCAACTGGCCACCGCAATCGTTCCTGGGCCCGGACAATCAGCTGCAAGGCTTTGATATCGATGTCGCCAGCGAAATCGGCAAGCGCCTGGGCAGCAAAGTCGACTTCGTGACGCCCGAGTACGGGATCATCACTGCCGGGCGCTGGTCGAATCGCTGGGACTTGTCGGTGGGCTCCATGACGCCGACCACCGAGCGCACCCGAGTGCTCGACTTTCCCGCGATCTACTACTACACGCCGTATGTATTCGCCGTGCACAAGGACGCTGCGGGGACGAAGTTGGCCGACCTGAACGGCAAGATTATTGGCGTCGAAGCCGGTACAACGTCGGAGGACTATATCAATCGTCGCCTCAAGATCGACGCCGCCGACGTGCCGCCATTTACCTATGACGTAACACCCGGTGAGGTTCGCACCTACGGCGACAGCATGGGCCCGCTGGATGATCTGCGCATGGGTAACGGGGTTCGCCTGGACGCTACCTTGTCTGCGCTTCCCACCATCGTCGCGGCCATCAAGAATGGCTATCCCGTCGTCAAAGTGGAAGGCAAGCCTGCCTACTACGAACCCCTGGCCATCGCCGTGGACAAGGGTGATGAGGCGTTCAACAGTGCGCTGACCAAGATCGTCACCGACATGAAAGCCGACGGCACGCTGAAGCAGCTGTCTGAAAAGTGGTACGGCGCCGACCTCACCCAAGTGCAATAA